A portion of the Aedes albopictus strain Foshan unplaced genomic scaffold, AalbF5 HiC_scaffold_116, whole genome shotgun sequence genome contains these proteins:
- the LOC115270324 gene encoding uncharacterized protein K02A2.6-like yields the protein MFDAEIIIPDGDKQLKAISRFYVVENGPQPLLGKTTAKQLGVLLVGLPSQRESVHHVEACRAFPCIRGVKIRIPIDKSVEPVAQRLRRLPLPMLDKVDEKLNELLSKDIIEKVSEPSRWVSPMVIVVKDSGDIRLCIDMRQLNRAILRETHPLPTIEDIRWRLNGAKYFSRLDIKDAFHQLQLDDESKHLTTFITHRGLFRYKRLVFGISCAPEMFQKILEQILADCENTVNFIDDIIVTGRSEAEHDAALQKVLKKLGEYGILLNQAKCAFKLDEIEFIGQRFNQSGMIPSKTKIEAIQTFRPPRSCEEVRSFLGLVNYVGSFIPNLATISFPLRELIKSNSTFIWERDQELAFNELIRLVGNIETLAHFDPRLKTRVVADASPVGLGAVLLQFHEGHPKVVAYASKSLTSTECRYAQTEKESLALVWAVERFQIYLFGIRFELETDHKPLESIFTPTSSPCLRIERWVLRLQAFSYDIVYRKGKSNIADPLSRLSRPAEIEEFDPDSDVYIRNVVEHTAVDVHEVEVASSHDPEIQALRECLEKGIWNYANDLLKPYQAFRLEFGTVGDMVVRGSKLVIPRSLRQRLLELGHEGHPGRTKMQQRLRSTCWWPGMDDSIVRMIDKCSGCRLVSQPDRPEPMMRRALPEKPWVDVAIDFLGPLPSGEYLLVIIDYFSRYKEVEILRKITASETAERLEKIFVRLGYPRTITLDNGRQFVSTYFDQYCKQRGIILNKTTPYWPQENGLVERQNRSLVKRLKISQALNSDWKADLNTYLSMYYATPHSTTGKTPSELMFGRTIRTKIPSLQDVSTDATQCSTDYRDRDIQMKEKGRITEDQQRKAKPSDIVTGDKVLMKNVIPGNKLTPTFNPTVMTVVDKHGPRVTVLDQESGRSFDRNSSHLKKINDNRNGTSSNEAPSDMLQQEDTGLQDPINEQDGKRVASPEPIVEADITGRSRPQRVIKRPSRFMQ from the coding sequence ATGTTTGATGCAGAAATAATCATCCCGGACGGGGACAAACAACTAAAAGCCATCTCACGGTTTTATGTCGTGGAAAACGGACCACAGCCACTTCTAGGTAAGACAACAGCGAAGCAATTAGGTGTTTTGCTTGTCGGATTACCCAGCCAGCGAGAATCGGTTCATCACGTAGAAGCTTGCCGGGCATTCCCTTGCATCCGTGGAGTGAAAATTCGTATCCCCATAGATAAGTCGGTAGAACCCGTTGCCCAGCGTCTCCGACGGTTGCCTTTACCGATGTTGGACAAGGTAGACGAGAAGTTAAATGAATTGCTTTCCAAGGACATCATCGAAAAGGTGTCTGAACCAAGCCGCTGGGTGTCACCGATGGTCATAGTGGTCAAAGACAGTGGAGATATCCGGCTCTGTATTGACATGCGTCAGTTGAACAGAGCAATACTTCGTGAGACACACCCGTTGCCAACGATCGAGGACATACGATGGAGGTTGAATGGGGCAAAGTATTTTTCCCGACTCGATATTAAGGATGCCTTTCATCAACTCCAGCTCGACGATGAGAGTAAGCATCTGACGACTTTCATAACCCACCGCGGACTTTTTCGATACAAGCGTCTAGTCTTCGGCATTTCGTGTGCACCGGAGATGTTTCAGAAGATTCTCGAACAGATTCTGGCAGATTGTGAGAACACGGTGAACTTTATCGATGATATTATTGTCACAGGTAGGTCTGAAGCAGAACATGACGCGGCTCTTCAGAAAGTTCTCAAGAAACTCGGAGAATACGGGATTCTTCTGAATCAAGCGAAGTGTGCTTTCAAGCTCGACGAAATTGAATTTATTGGCCAGCGGTTTAACCAAAGTGGGATGATACCTTCTAAAACGAAAATTGAAGCCATTCAAACGTTTCGTCCACccagaagctgtgaagaagttcGTAGTTTCCTAGGACTCGTAAACTACGTGGGATCCTTTATTCCGAACTTAGCGACGATTTCCTTTCCGCTCCGTGAACTAATCAAGAGTAACTCGACCTTCATCTGGGAACGGGATCAGGAACTTGCATTCAACGAACTCATTCGGCTGGTTGGCAATATTGAGACACTGGCTCACTTCGATCCCCGACTTAAAACTAGGGTAGTGGCGGATGCGTCACCAGTGGGATTAGGGGCGGTGCTGCTTCAATTTCATGAAGGACATCCCAAAGTCGTCGCTTATGCTAGCAAAAGCCTAACTAGTACGGAATGTAGATACGCGCAAACGGAAAAGGAATCCTTGGCCTTAGTTTGGGCTGTGGAGCGATTCCAGATTTATCTTTTCGGGATACGGTTTGAGCTTGAAACCGATCACAAACCCCTCGAATCGATCTTCACTCCGACTTCGTCTCCTTGTTTGCGTATTGAGCGCTGGGTCCTGCGGCTTCAAGCATTCAGCTATGACATCGTCTATCGTAAGGGAAAGTCTAATATTGCAGACCCTCTATCGCGTCTGTCTCGTCCTGCAGAGATCGAAGAGTTCGATCCGGATTCCGATGTGTACATAAGAAATGTCGTGGAACATACAGCCGTCGACGTTCATGAAGTTGAGGTTGCTTCTTCGCACGATCCTGAAATACAAGCATTGAGGGAATGTTTAGAAAAGGGAATTTGGAACTACGCTAATGACCTGTTGAAACCTTATCAGGCGTTTCGATTGGAATTCGGCACAGTTGGAGATATGGTTGTTCGGGGAAGTAAGCTCGTTATACCTCGAAGCCTTAGGCAGAGACTGCTTGAACTGGGTCATGAAGGGCATCCCGGGCGAACAAAAATGCAACAACGTCTAAGAAGTACATGCTGGTGGCCAGGAATGGATGATTCAATTGTCCGGATGATCGATAAGTGCTCGGGATGTAGGTTGGTTAGCCAGCCGGACCGACCAGAACCCATGATGAGAAGAGCTCTTCCGGAGAAGCCGTGGGTGGACGTTGCGATCGACTTCCTtgggccacttccgtcgggagaATACTTGTTGGTGATTATCGACTATTTTAGTCGATATAAGGAGGTTGAGATCCTTCGAAAAATCACAGCAAGTGAGACAGCTGAGCGACTGGAAAAAATATTTGTGAGGCTTGGATATCCGAGAACCATTACTCTCGACAACGGTAGACAGTTTGTGAGTACATATTTCGACCAGTACTGCAAGCAACGTGGAATAATACTGAATAAGACGACCCCATACTGGCCACAAGAAAACGGCCTCGTGGAGCGCCAAAACCGGTCACTAGTAAAAAGGCTCAAAATTAGCCAAGCTTTAAATAGTGATTGGAAGGCCGATTTGAACACGTATCTTTCTATGTACTACGCTACGCCTCACAGCACAACGGGCAAAACCCCAAGCGAGCTGATGTTCGGCCGGACTATCCGGACTAAAATACCATCGCTTCAAGACGTCAGCACCGATGCTACACAGTGTTCTACGGACTACAGGGATAGAGACATACAGATGAAGGAGAAGGGAAGGATAACTGAGGACCAACAGCGGAAAGCAAAGCCTTCGGACATTGTTACGGGAGACAAGGTTCTGATGAAAAATGTCATTCCCGGTAACAAGCTTACCCCTACATTCAACCCCACTGTTATGACAGTTGTTGATAAACATGGGCCACGTGTAACGGTCCTGGATCAGGAATCCGGAAGGTCCTTTGACAGGAATTCAAGCCACTTGAAAAAGATAAATGATAACAGAAACGGAACATCATCCAACGAGGCTCCATCGGATATGCTGCAGCAGGAAGACACGGGGCTTCAGGATCCGATTAATGAGCAGGACGGGAAACGGGTTGCTAGTCCGGAGCCCATAGTCGAGGCAGATATAACAGGACGCAGCCGACCACAACGTGTAATCAAACGACCAAGCCGATTCATGCAGTGA